Proteins found in one Oreochromis niloticus isolate F11D_XX linkage group LG22, O_niloticus_UMD_NMBU, whole genome shotgun sequence genomic segment:
- the LOC100703255 gene encoding early endosome antigen 1-like translates to MTHRPRPNNMQPAGTWHHHGRPNFPPRVRYSLKQDNAGLRAQLEETQWQLHMCKSSLREANTKAMYFESQVDEYRRKFYYLDIETEKTINDLKKQLDQALSNETKSYLQDIHTLKFELREAKVERINNANRLILADKIMHKLTSNLGNANKKLQQQNRNSIDTQTTISDAPSKNQCCGMQQTCIDQLQQQLQNAKEELKKQAEEHEDEKEALRSEIKQLKGLKEQNEEKLMNLEKELNDTKASYIELLEEQKKENANITQALQKAEEEKTSLLKTLKEQEDMEKRLEELTSIINELEQESEERKRSCWPFRFFS, encoded by the coding sequence ATGACCCACAGACCAAGGCCGAACAACATGCAACCTGCGGGGACTTGGCATCATCATGGCAGGCCCAATTTTCCACCAAGAGTAAGATATAGTCTGAAGCAGGATAATGCTGGTCTCAGAGCCCAACTGGAAGAGACTCAGTGGCAGCTACACATGTGTAAATCCAGTCTTAGAGAAGCAAACACAAAGGCCATGTATTTTGAGAGTCAGGTGGATGAGTATCGCAGAAAGTTCTACTATTTGGATATAGAAACTGAGAAGACAATCAACGATCTGAAAAAGCAGCTGGACCAAGCGCTCAGTAATGAAACCAAGTCTTACCTGCAGGACATTCACACGCTCAAATTTGAGCTTCGTGAAGCTAAAGTTGAACGAATCAACAATGCAAATAGGTTGATTCTAGCAGATAAGATCATGCATAAGCTTACTTCTAACCTGGGCAATGCCAACaagaagctgcagcagcagaacagAAACTCTATAGACACCCAAACGACGATCAGTGACGCTCCTTCAAAGAACCAGTGCTGCGGGATGCAACAGACGTGCATTGACCAactccagcagcagcttcaaaaCGCTAAggaagaactgaagaagcaAGCTGAGGAACACGAGGATGAGAAAGAGGCTTTACGCTCTGAAATTAAGCAACTTAAAGGCCTCAAAGAACAAAATGAGGAGAAGCTGATGAATTTAGAGAAAGAGCTAAACGATACAAAAGCTTCCTACATCGAACTCCTGGAGGAGCAAAAGAAGGAGAATGCTAACATCACACAGGCactgcaaaaagcagaggaggagaagacCTCACTTCTAAAGACTCTGAAGGAGCAAGAGGACATGGAGAAGAGATTAGAGGAACTCACGTCTATAATCAATGAGTTAGAGCAAGAGTctgaagagaggaagaggagttgCTGGCCTTTTAGGTTCTTTTCTTAA